The following coding sequences are from one Arthrobacter sp. 24S4-2 window:
- a CDS encoding IS1182 family transposase, which produces MNSGSQDGLFDEALVERVERFDDGIVEAGAGVKKRFKSFEPDAVMLVPPSLDEWLPGNHLARFIADLVSRELNLSRFYGSYGKTKGQPPYDPRLMVRVLLYGYCVGVRSSRELERACVDVVAFRWLAGQQAPDFRSIGRFRKRHLAALGNVFLQALELCRAAGMVSLGRVALDGTKVRANASRRKAMSYGRLTEKQRILAAEVSDMLADAEAVDREEDARFGADTRGDELPPDLADRQSRLAKMAAARKQLEEDAAAKARQEAEQKARDRGDDDGAAAAKGEEAAAKAEVRPRAQRNFTDPDSRIMKTADGSYHYCYNAQAVVDADHQVIVATDLNNTAVDVQQLVPMTERTAETLGRMPAQWTIDAGYCSAANLEHVKEIEAAGGTEFFIATGRLKHGEKVPETPRGRIPATATLRERMARKLKTKKGRAVYARRKAIIEPVFGQIHTRQGKHALLRGLEQAKHEWELMAGCHNLLKLFTFKAKAGLNAPAGA; this is translated from the coding sequence ATGAATTCCGGTTCCCAGGATGGCCTTTTTGATGAAGCTCTCGTGGAGCGGGTGGAGCGTTTTGATGACGGGATCGTTGAGGCCGGCGCTGGTGTGAAGAAGCGGTTCAAATCCTTTGAGCCGGACGCGGTGATGCTGGTCCCGCCGTCGCTGGATGAGTGGTTGCCGGGCAATCATCTGGCCCGGTTCATCGCTGATCTGGTGTCCCGGGAGCTGAATCTGTCCCGGTTCTACGGCTCGTATGGGAAGACGAAGGGCCAGCCGCCGTATGATCCGCGGTTGATGGTCCGGGTCCTGCTTTACGGCTACTGCGTCGGGGTGCGTTCCTCCCGGGAGTTGGAGCGGGCGTGCGTGGACGTGGTCGCGTTCCGTTGGCTGGCCGGGCAGCAGGCACCGGATTTCCGGTCCATCGGCCGGTTCCGCAAACGCCATCTCGCGGCGTTGGGGAACGTGTTCCTGCAGGCGCTGGAACTCTGCCGGGCCGCGGGCATGGTCTCCTTGGGCCGGGTTGCCCTGGACGGGACGAAGGTCCGGGCCAACGCGTCCCGGCGAAAGGCGATGAGCTACGGACGGCTGACCGAAAAACAGAGGATCCTCGCCGCGGAGGTCTCGGACATGCTCGCCGACGCCGAGGCCGTGGACAGGGAGGAGGATGCCCGGTTCGGGGCGGATACGCGCGGCGATGAGCTCCCGCCGGACCTGGCCGACCGGCAATCGCGGCTGGCGAAGATGGCCGCGGCCCGCAAACAGCTCGAAGAGGACGCAGCAGCCAAAGCACGCCAAGAGGCGGAGCAGAAAGCCCGGGACCGCGGCGATGACGACGGGGCGGCTGCGGCCAAGGGCGAGGAAGCCGCGGCCAAAGCGGAGGTCAGACCGAGGGCCCAGCGCAATTTCACGGACCCCGACTCCCGGATCATGAAGACCGCAGACGGCTCGTACCACTATTGCTACAACGCCCAGGCCGTGGTCGACGCGGACCATCAGGTCATCGTCGCCACCGATCTGAACAACACCGCGGTGGACGTGCAGCAACTGGTCCCGATGACCGAACGCACCGCCGAAACCCTGGGCCGGATGCCCGCCCAATGGACCATTGATGCCGGATATTGTTCAGCAGCCAACCTCGAACACGTGAAGGAAATCGAGGCCGCCGGCGGGACCGAGTTCTTCATCGCGACCGGCCGGCTCAAACACGGCGAAAAGGTTCCCGAGACGCCCCGGGGCAGGATCCCGGCCACCGCCACACTCCGGGAACGGATGGCGAGGAAACTCAAAACCAAGAAGGGCCGGGCCGTTTACGCGCGGCGCAAGGCGATCATCGAACCGGTCTTCGGGCAAATCCACACCCGCCAGGGCAAACACGCACTCCTGCGCGGCCTCGAACAGGCCAAACACGAGTGGGAACTGATGGCAGGCTGTCACAACCTGCTGAAATTGTTCACTTTCAAAGCCAAAGCCGGTCTCAACGCCCCGGCCGGAGCCTGA
- a CDS encoding sugar phosphate isomerase/epimerase, whose product MKLGVYNAILHDRPLPEALKVIADLGLTGIEINTGGFLPAVHVPNMDQILESDAARDDYLAIFDGTGVSIAGLNCNGNPLHPKREIGEKHAEDIRRSIRLAQRLGQDRVVTMSGLPGGEPGAATVNWVVNAWNSAALDVLDYQWGIAADFWKETDRLAADHGVKVAPELHPQNIVFNTADVHKLIELTGATHVGVELDASHLFWQQMDPVVVVRELGPLVFQAAAKDVRVNTENAALYGVLDNSFRRLAPEENRTNLGGDEWANEWPKNSAWDFVALGRGHDTAYWTEFLRALYEVDPNMLVNIEHEDTSLGRIEGLQVAAKVLRDADAALTSSLHLTA is encoded by the coding sequence ATGAAACTCGGCGTCTACAACGCAATCCTGCACGACCGGCCCCTTCCCGAGGCACTCAAGGTCATCGCGGACCTCGGGCTGACCGGCATCGAAATCAACACGGGCGGATTCCTGCCCGCCGTCCACGTCCCCAACATGGACCAGATCCTCGAAAGCGATGCGGCCCGGGACGACTACCTCGCGATTTTCGATGGCACCGGCGTCTCGATCGCGGGCCTGAACTGCAACGGCAACCCGCTGCACCCCAAGCGTGAGATCGGCGAGAAGCATGCCGAGGACATCCGCCGCTCCATCCGGCTGGCGCAGCGGCTGGGACAGGACCGGGTGGTGACCATGTCCGGCCTGCCCGGCGGCGAACCCGGGGCCGCCACGGTCAACTGGGTGGTCAACGCCTGGAATTCGGCCGCCCTGGACGTGCTGGACTACCAGTGGGGCATCGCGGCCGACTTCTGGAAAGAAACCGACCGCCTTGCCGCCGATCATGGCGTGAAGGTTGCCCCTGAGCTGCACCCGCAGAACATCGTGTTCAACACTGCCGATGTCCACAAGCTCATCGAGCTCACAGGCGCGACCCATGTGGGCGTCGAACTGGACGCCTCGCACCTGTTCTGGCAGCAGATGGATCCTGTGGTCGTGGTCCGTGAACTCGGCCCGCTGGTTTTCCAGGCGGCCGCGAAGGACGTGCGCGTGAACACGGAAAACGCCGCTCTCTACGGTGTCCTCGACAACAGCTTCCGCCGGCTCGCGCCGGAGGAAAACCGCACCAACCTCGGCGGCGACGAGTGGGCCAACGAATGGCCCAAGAACTCCGCATGGGACTTCGTGGCACTCGGCCGCGGGCACGACACCGCCTACTGGACCGAGTTCCTGCGCGCGCTGTACGAGGTGGACCCCAACATGCTCGTCAACATCGAGCACGAGGACACCTCCCTTGGCCGGATCGAAGGCCTCCAGGTGGCGGCAAAGGTCCTGCGGGACGCAGACGCGGCGCTCACGTCGTCGCTGCATCTCACGGCCTAG
- a CDS encoding DUF5997 family protein — MTSANSQSMKPATVAKKLGIHLPATPQEFQDSVITRADFAELQANPPEWLAELRRNGPHPRPVVAQKLNVSISGLARGGVEEALTTAEITALLQAPPAWLVAERSTHAAVRTEAQRVKDEAAKKDAKKARAKAE; from the coding sequence ATGACCTCTGCAAACTCCCAGTCCATGAAGCCGGCCACCGTTGCCAAGAAGCTTGGCATCCACCTGCCCGCAACACCCCAGGAGTTCCAGGATTCGGTTATCACCCGCGCCGATTTCGCCGAGCTCCAGGCCAACCCGCCGGAGTGGCTGGCTGAACTCCGCCGCAACGGCCCGCACCCCCGCCCCGTGGTGGCGCAGAAACTGAACGTTTCCATCAGCGGCCTGGCCCGCGGCGGTGTCGAAGAGGCACTCACGACGGCGGAAATCACCGCACTGCTACAGGCGCCGCCCGCATGGCTGGTCGCCGAGCGCTCCACGCACGCTGCAGTCCGCACCGAGGCCCAGCGCGTCAAGGACGAAGCTGCGAAGAAGGACGCCAAGAAGGCCCGCGCCAAGGCCGAATAG
- a CDS encoding APC family permease, whose translation MSTATQPAPAAHKTLSDKGLKAGSVGLIGAVVIGVSCIAPAYTLTAALGPTVSEVGVHLPAIFLVGFIPMLLVALGYRELNNAMPDAGTSFTWATRAFGPWIGWMGGWGLIAATIIVLSNLAAVAVDFFYLMLAQLFSNPELGGLSKNLPVNIATTLVFIALACWISYRGMETTKGVQYVLVAFQLLVLGWFAVAAFSHVANGSAFDATALSPDWFNPFAVDSFSSFAAGVSLSIFIYWGWDVTLTMNEETRNPEKTPGRAATVTVLVIVVIYMTVALATLSFAGTGDSGLGTGNPDNQGSIFAVLAGPVMGPFAILMSLAILSSSAASLQSTFVSPARTLLAMGHYKALHPKFGRISPRHKSPSYATVAAAVAAAAFYVITRTTSENALWDTITALGMMICFYYGITALACVWFFRAQAFSGARAFLCKFLAPLLGGVILLVMFVKTAYDSMDPEYGSGSSVGGVGLVFVLGMGVILLGVVLMLVMYKVRPEFFRGQVLSRGI comes from the coding sequence ATGTCAACCGCAACGCAGCCGGCGCCGGCTGCCCACAAAACACTCAGCGATAAAGGTCTGAAGGCCGGATCGGTGGGGCTGATCGGCGCCGTCGTCATCGGGGTCTCCTGCATTGCGCCGGCCTACACTTTGACGGCTGCGCTGGGCCCCACCGTCTCGGAGGTGGGGGTCCACCTGCCGGCGATTTTCCTGGTGGGCTTCATCCCCATGCTGCTCGTGGCGCTGGGGTACCGCGAACTCAACAACGCGATGCCCGACGCCGGCACTTCCTTCACGTGGGCAACGCGCGCCTTCGGGCCCTGGATCGGCTGGATGGGCGGCTGGGGCCTGATAGCAGCCACCATCATTGTGCTTTCCAACCTGGCAGCCGTTGCCGTGGACTTCTTCTACCTCATGCTCGCCCAGCTCTTCAGCAACCCTGAGCTGGGCGGGCTGAGCAAGAACCTTCCGGTGAATATTGCCACCACGCTGGTGTTCATCGCGCTGGCCTGCTGGATTTCCTACCGCGGCATGGAGACCACCAAGGGCGTCCAGTATGTGCTGGTGGCGTTCCAGCTCCTGGTGCTTGGCTGGTTCGCGGTGGCGGCGTTCAGCCATGTTGCCAACGGTTCTGCCTTCGATGCCACGGCACTGTCGCCGGACTGGTTCAATCCGTTCGCCGTGGACTCCTTCTCATCCTTCGCCGCCGGGGTGTCGCTGTCGATCTTCATCTATTGGGGCTGGGACGTCACGCTGACCATGAACGAGGAAACCCGGAATCCGGAAAAGACGCCTGGCCGGGCCGCGACCGTGACTGTCCTGGTGATTGTGGTCATCTACATGACGGTTGCGCTGGCCACGCTGTCCTTTGCGGGCACCGGCGACAGCGGACTTGGCACAGGGAACCCGGACAACCAGGGCAGTATCTTCGCTGTGCTTGCCGGTCCCGTGATGGGTCCGTTCGCCATTCTGATGTCCCTGGCCATCCTGAGCAGTTCGGCGGCATCCCTGCAGTCCACGTTTGTCTCGCCGGCCCGGACCCTGCTGGCCATGGGCCACTACAAGGCCCTGCACCCGAAGTTCGGCAGGATCAGCCCGCGGCACAAGTCCCCGAGCTACGCCACCGTGGCCGCGGCCGTGGCTGCCGCGGCCTTCTACGTCATCACCCGGACCACTTCCGAGAATGCATTGTGGGACACCATCACTGCGCTGGGCATGATGATCTGCTTCTATTACGGCATCACCGCCCTCGCCTGCGTCTGGTTCTTCCGCGCCCAGGCCTTCAGCGGAGCGCGCGCGTTCCTCTGCAAGTTCCTCGCACCCCTCCTGGGCGGGGTCATCCTGCTGGTCATGTTCGTCAAGACGGCCTACGACTCCATGGACCCCGAATACGGTTCGGGTTCGTCCGTTGGCGGCGTGGGGCTGGTGTTCGTCCTTGGCATGGGCGTGATCCTGCTGGGCGTGGTGCTCATGCTGGTGATGTACAAGGTCCGTCCGGAATTCTTCAGGGGACAGGTCCTGTCCCGCGGAATCTGA
- a CDS encoding thymidylate kinase has translation MPVVLTGIDGAGKTTAARAAVDAARLAGGEALLLRNHAGRRNMSQWSARCGVPLNPRLADALETLVRTVNVLVSHARARRFNGMVVMDRHLYCQLALRRVRQLPRGRFLPWLLRLLPAPDLVVNFDIAPEQALERILLRATDTETLEELAALSDAYRSLPEFPAFVGIDAGAAQDDVLAALTNAINDAGTDGVAGAVTGAGRISVRQSR, from the coding sequence CTGCCGGTTGTCCTGACCGGAATTGATGGTGCCGGCAAGACGACCGCCGCCCGGGCCGCCGTTGACGCTGCCCGTCTGGCCGGCGGCGAGGCACTCCTGCTTCGAAACCATGCGGGCCGCCGAAACATGTCCCAGTGGTCGGCACGCTGCGGGGTGCCGCTCAACCCCCGCCTGGCCGATGCCCTGGAGACCCTAGTCCGCACCGTCAACGTGCTGGTCTCACATGCCCGCGCCCGCCGATTCAACGGCATGGTGGTCATGGACCGCCATCTCTACTGCCAGCTTGCCCTGCGTAGGGTCAGGCAGCTCCCGCGCGGCAGGTTCCTGCCCTGGCTCCTGCGGCTACTCCCCGCGCCTGACCTGGTGGTCAACTTCGACATCGCTCCGGAGCAGGCTTTGGAACGTATCCTCCTCCGGGCGACGGACACCGAAACACTGGAGGAGCTGGCGGCACTCAGCGACGCATACCGCTCGCTTCCGGAGTTCCCCGCGTTCGTCGGGATCGACGCGGGCGCCGCCCAGGACGACGTACTGGCCGCACTGACGAACGCGATCAACGACGCGGGCACCGATGGTGTCGCCGGTGCTGTCACCGGGGCCGGACGAATCAGCGTGAGGCAATCAAGGTGA
- a CDS encoding PspC domain-containing protein — protein sequence MTAALVRPRNGKMIAGVCAGLASRFGISKALVRIGFVLFGVFGVGELVYIALWIIMPKE from the coding sequence ATGACTGCAGCGTTGGTTCGGCCCAGGAATGGCAAGATGATCGCCGGCGTCTGTGCCGGCCTCGCTTCAAGGTTCGGTATTTCAAAAGCCCTTGTCCGAATCGGCTTTGTGCTCTTCGGCGTTTTCGGCGTGGGTGAATTGGTATATATCGCCCTGTGGATCATCATGCCCAAGGAGTGA
- the ykgO gene encoding type B 50S ribosomal protein L36, with protein sequence MKVRNSLRALKKIPGAQIVRRRGGTFVINKKNPRMKARQG encoded by the coding sequence ATGAAAGTACGCAATTCGCTGCGGGCACTGAAGAAAATACCGGGTGCGCAGATCGTGCGGCGCCGCGGCGGGACCTTCGTCATCAACAAGAAGAATCCGCGGATGAAGGCCCGCCAGGGTTAG
- a CDS encoding NUDIX domain-containing protein, whose translation MTVRSAGILLYRWNTEYRFEVWIAHMGGPFWAHKTDRSWSIPKGEYLDSEDPLTAALREFAEEMGMPAPALDYIPLGAFRQPSGKIITAFAAESDFQPEQIVSNTFALEWPKGSGVIRDFPEIDDARWVGEREARTKLVGGQLPILDALIAHLGKDNPAHQ comes from the coding sequence ATGACGGTTCGCAGCGCAGGGATTCTGCTCTACCGCTGGAACACCGAATACCGGTTTGAGGTCTGGATAGCCCATATGGGCGGACCGTTCTGGGCACATAAGACCGACCGCTCCTGGTCCATTCCCAAGGGCGAATACTTGGACAGCGAGGACCCGCTGACGGCCGCCCTGCGCGAGTTTGCCGAGGAAATGGGCATGCCCGCCCCGGCCCTTGACTACATTCCGCTGGGTGCCTTCCGGCAGCCGTCAGGAAAAATCATCACCGCGTTCGCGGCGGAGTCGGACTTCCAGCCCGAACAGATCGTGAGCAACACCTTTGCGCTGGAATGGCCCAAAGGATCCGGCGTAATCCGGGACTTTCCCGAGATCGACGACGCCCGCTGGGTCGGCGAGCGGGAAGCGCGCACCAAGCTGGTGGGCGGCCAACTGCCGATCCTCGACGCCCTCATTGCCCACCTCGGCAAAGACAACCCAGCACACCAATAG
- a CDS encoding nuclear transport factor 2 family protein, translated as MFYLRDAEIALHNGDAAPRFAIWSCREPVTVLGAWMSDSGPVEVGDIFRKLESSFSDCTAYEHEVIAADVIGDMAYTVGYEHTSTAVNGEPRTYTLRVTQVYRREDGEWKVAHRHADTVVQPDVQ; from the coding sequence GTGTTTTACCTCAGGGACGCCGAGATCGCCTTGCACAACGGGGATGCCGCTCCGCGGTTTGCGATCTGGTCGTGCAGGGAACCGGTCACGGTTCTGGGCGCGTGGATGTCAGACAGCGGGCCCGTGGAGGTGGGGGACATCTTCCGCAAGCTTGAAAGCTCGTTCTCGGACTGCACGGCCTACGAACACGAAGTCATCGCGGCCGACGTGATCGGGGACATGGCCTACACCGTTGGCTACGAGCACACGAGTACCGCGGTGAACGGGGAACCAAGGACGTACACCCTCCGCGTAACCCAGGTGTACCGACGCGAAGACGGTGAGTGGAAGGTGGCCCACCGCCATGCCGACACAGTGGTGCAGCCGGACGTCCAGTAG
- a CDS encoding FAD-dependent monooxygenase, whose amino-acid sequence MNEHAVVIAGGGPTGLMLAGELALAGVDVAIVERRPTQDLPGSRAGGLHSRTIEVLDQRGIAERFLAEGQVAQVAGFAFNRLDLSDFPTRHPYGLGLWQKHIERILAGWVDELPVTVYRGREVTGFAHDDTGVDLALSDGESLRAGYLVGCDGGRSVIRKAAGIDFPGWDPTTSALLAEVEVTEEPELGIRQDDLGTHSFGRVEYEIRDGEVVYADEGPVGSW is encoded by the coding sequence ATGAACGAGCATGCGGTGGTGATCGCCGGGGGAGGTCCGACAGGACTGATGTTGGCAGGCGAGTTGGCGCTGGCGGGCGTCGACGTTGCCATCGTCGAGCGGCGTCCCACCCAGGACCTGCCCGGCTCGCGGGCAGGCGGTCTGCACTCACGCACCATCGAGGTCCTCGATCAGCGTGGGATCGCCGAGCGGTTCCTGGCGGAGGGGCAGGTGGCTCAGGTCGCCGGTTTTGCCTTCAACCGCCTGGACCTCAGCGATTTTCCCACCCGGCACCCATATGGCCTCGGGCTGTGGCAGAAGCACATCGAGCGCATCCTGGCCGGCTGGGTCGACGAGCTGCCCGTGACGGTCTATCGCGGACGCGAGGTGACGGGCTTCGCGCACGACGACACCGGTGTCGACCTCGCGCTGTCCGACGGCGAGTCTCTGCGGGCGGGATATCTCGTGGGGTGCGACGGTGGGCGCAGCGTCATCCGCAAAGCAGCCGGCATCGATTTCCCCGGGTGGGATCCGACCACCAGCGCACTGCTCGCCGAGGTCGAGGTGACAGAGGAGCCGGAGTTGGGCATCCGCCAGGACGACCTCGGCACCCATTCCTTCGGCAGGGTGGAGTACGAGATCCGCGACGGCGAGGTCGTTTACGCAGATGAGGGGCCGGTGGGGTCATGGTGA
- a CDS encoding VOC family protein → MRLKMCSIHVKNPAAAHRFYTETLGFETLMAMPEYNLYIVKDPGSAGGSAGSAGLLLEPSDNPIGADYMNGLHDAGIPAIVFGVPDVRAEYERLRALGVVFQAEPSEGPTGTSAVLDDGCGNYIQLHQD, encoded by the coding sequence ATGCGACTAAAAATGTGCAGCATCCACGTCAAGAACCCGGCCGCGGCCCACCGGTTCTATACAGAGACCCTTGGGTTTGAGACCCTCATGGCCATGCCCGAATATAACCTGTACATCGTGAAGGATCCCGGCTCCGCGGGTGGCAGTGCCGGGTCCGCGGGGCTGCTGCTGGAGCCCAGCGACAATCCCATTGGGGCGGACTACATGAACGGCCTGCACGACGCCGGGATCCCGGCCATCGTGTTCGGCGTCCCCGACGTCCGGGCCGAGTATGAGCGGCTCAGGGCCCTGGGCGTCGTGTTCCAGGCGGAACCGTCCGAGGGCCCCACGGGCACCTCGGCGGTGCTGGACGACGGCTGCGGAAACTACATTCAGCTGCACCAGGATTGA
- a CDS encoding LysR family substrate-binding domain-containing protein, whose protein sequence is MSAEEEFPQASAPSEPEGRELRFAYVAGVTPGKWIRRWEERMPDVPLHSFMSDDGAQLSVLRDGAADLSFVRLPVEREGLNVIPLYEEQAVVVAPKGHEISVFEEVALADLASETFLDVAELGGPEMALQVVASGAGLAILPMSVARHFNVKDTVARKLTGAPTTQIALAWPSEATDEVIEEFIGIVRGRTAQSSRQPSAKVEAPKKEPKPDRRGTGVKKPKVAQRYAPNPDKGRGKGSRKKGKR, encoded by the coding sequence GTGTCCGCTGAAGAAGAATTCCCGCAAGCATCCGCACCTTCCGAACCGGAAGGGCGTGAGTTGCGCTTCGCGTACGTTGCCGGCGTGACGCCGGGGAAATGGATCCGGCGCTGGGAAGAGCGGATGCCGGACGTTCCGCTGCACTCCTTTATGTCCGACGACGGCGCGCAGCTTTCGGTCCTGCGTGACGGCGCCGCCGACCTCAGCTTCGTCCGGCTCCCGGTAGAGCGCGAGGGCCTGAACGTCATTCCCCTTTACGAGGAGCAGGCCGTAGTGGTTGCCCCCAAGGGCCACGAAATTTCGGTGTTCGAAGAGGTGGCACTAGCGGACCTCGCCAGCGAAACGTTCCTGGATGTCGCGGAACTCGGCGGCCCGGAAATGGCCCTGCAGGTGGTGGCGTCCGGGGCCGGCCTGGCCATCCTGCCGATGTCCGTTGCCCGCCACTTCAACGTGAAGGACACGGTGGCGCGGAAACTCACCGGTGCCCCTACCACCCAGATTGCGCTGGCCTGGCCCAGCGAAGCCACGGATGAGGTGATTGAGGAGTTCATCGGCATTGTCCGCGGCCGCACCGCCCAGAGCTCCCGCCAGCCGTCGGCGAAGGTGGAAGCGCCCAAGAAGGAGCCGAAGCCGGACAGGCGGGGGACCGGCGTCAAGAAGCCCAAGGTCGCCCAGCGCTACGCCCCGAATCCGGACAAGGGCCGTGGCAAGGGATCGCGCAAGAAGGGAAAGCGCTAA
- a CDS encoding transketolase encodes MTEHQEPAPAPMTAAQAVLIGRLAAQLRVDSIRCSTQAGSGHPTSSLSAADLMAVLLERHLRYDWDQPLQPTNDHLIFSKGHASPLLYSMYRAVGVVGEDELINTYRQFGSRLQGHPTPALPWVDVATGSLGQGLPDAVGVALAGRYLDRLPYRTWVLCGDSELAEGSIWEALDKAAYYKLGNLTAIVDVNRLGQNGPTELQWDMDRSARRVEAFGAHPLVIDGHDLTAIDDALTRARSRPDRPTVILARTIKGKGVPEIEDRNGWHGKALPKDMADRAVAALGGPGNLRVTTALPEPGAPALTPNPRAAVSLPQWEVGEEVATRAAFGATVSALAARPEIVVLDGEVGNSTHAGEFQDAAPERYFEMFIAEQQLIASAIGLSVRGYIAFSASFAAFLIARPFDFIRMAGVSQVSIRLVGTHAGVEIGQDGPSQMALEDIAAMRAVHTSTVLYPSDAPSTAQLVKTMADTPGISYLRATRGAYPVIYGPDEQFPLGGCKVHHAGPNDAVTLIGAGVTLHECLAAAAHLAEDRINARVIDLYSIKPIDADTLRRACQETGGRIVIAEDHYPEGGIGAAVLEALTGPDTPELNAVLLAVQALPTSGTSQELLDAAGISARHIVTAARRLLRAG; translated from the coding sequence ATGACCGAACATCAGGAACCGGCCCCGGCGCCGATGACCGCGGCGCAGGCCGTGCTCATCGGACGGCTCGCGGCGCAGCTGCGGGTGGATTCCATCCGCTGCAGCACACAGGCCGGCTCCGGCCATCCGACCTCCTCGTTGTCGGCTGCGGATCTCATGGCTGTCCTGCTCGAACGGCACCTCCGCTATGACTGGGACCAGCCGTTGCAGCCGACGAATGACCACCTCATTTTCTCCAAGGGTCATGCCTCCCCGCTGTTGTACTCCATGTACCGGGCCGTTGGTGTCGTTGGGGAGGACGAACTGATCAACACCTACCGGCAGTTCGGCAGCCGGCTCCAAGGCCACCCCACACCGGCCCTTCCCTGGGTTGACGTGGCGACAGGCTCGCTGGGCCAGGGCCTGCCGGACGCGGTCGGAGTGGCCCTGGCCGGACGGTACCTGGACCGGTTGCCGTACCGGACCTGGGTCCTGTGCGGGGACAGCGAACTGGCCGAAGGCTCCATCTGGGAAGCTCTGGACAAGGCCGCGTACTACAAGCTGGGCAACCTGACCGCCATCGTGGACGTCAACCGCCTGGGACAGAACGGTCCCACCGAACTCCAATGGGACATGGACCGATCCGCCCGGCGCGTGGAAGCTTTCGGCGCCCACCCCCTCGTCATCGACGGCCATGACCTTACCGCCATCGACGACGCGCTCACCCGCGCACGATCCCGGCCCGACCGGCCCACGGTCATTCTGGCCAGAACCATCAAAGGCAAAGGCGTTCCCGAGATCGAAGACCGGAACGGCTGGCACGGCAAGGCGCTCCCGAAGGACATGGCCGACCGCGCCGTGGCAGCGCTCGGCGGCCCCGGTAACCTGCGGGTCACCACAGCCCTCCCCGAACCGGGCGCACCTGCGCTCACCCCGAATCCGCGGGCAGCCGTCAGCCTGCCGCAATGGGAGGTGGGTGAGGAGGTGGCAACCCGGGCCGCGTTCGGCGCCACCGTGTCCGCGCTGGCCGCCCGCCCCGAAATCGTTGTCCTGGACGGCGAAGTGGGAAACTCGACCCACGCCGGCGAATTCCAAGACGCCGCCCCGGAGCGGTACTTCGAAATGTTCATCGCTGAACAGCAACTCATCGCCTCTGCGATTGGGCTCTCGGTCCGCGGCTACATCGCGTTCTCCGCGAGTTTCGCCGCTTTCCTGATAGCCCGTCCCTTTGACTTCATCCGGATGGCAGGAGTCTCCCAGGTCAGCATCCGGCTCGTCGGCACACATGCCGGTGTCGAAATAGGCCAGGACGGCCCGTCGCAAATGGCGCTGGAGGACATCGCCGCCATGCGGGCCGTGCACACCTCCACCGTGCTCTACCCGTCCGACGCCCCCTCCACCGCCCAACTCGTGAAGACGATGGCCGACACCCCCGGCATCTCCTATCTGCGCGCCACCCGCGGCGCCTATCCGGTCATCTACGGCCCGGACGAACAATTCCCGCTCGGCGGCTGCAAAGTCCACCACGCAGGACCCAACGACGCCGTGACACTCATCGGCGCCGGAGTGACCCTGCACGAGTGCCTGGCGGCCGCCGCTCACCTCGCCGAAGACCGGATAAACGCCCGCGTCATCGACCTCTACTCCATCAAACCCATCGACGCGGACACCCTCCGCCGTGCCTGCCAGGAGACCGGGGGCAGGATCGTCATCGCGGAAGACCATTACCCCGAAGGCGGCATCGGCGCAGCCGTCCTCGAAGCCCTCACCGGCCCGGACACGCCTGAACTCAACGCCGTCCTGCTCGCCGTCCAGGCACTGCCCACTTCCGGCACATCCCAGGAACTGCTGGACGCCGCCGGCATCTCCGCCCGGCACATCGTCACGGCCGCCCGCAGGCTCTTGCGTGCCGGATAA
- a CDS encoding substrate-binding domain-containing protein: MDLLRGMESALSPHGYQVTLADSRPGENRITEATDGLLAMHVDGLVIAAEPSESMMAGTWIPAVVAGWRNGVPAGADLITNDDDGGGRMAAEHLLSLGHTRIGHPTLKPGRKLIEPALIVRGTTARVSS; the protein is encoded by the coding sequence GTGGACCTCCTGAGGGGCATGGAATCCGCCCTCTCACCCCACGGCTACCAGGTCACCCTTGCCGATTCACGCCCAGGCGAGAACCGCATCACGGAAGCCACTGACGGCCTGCTGGCCATGCACGTGGACGGGCTCGTCATCGCCGCCGAGCCCAGCGAATCCATGATGGCCGGAACCTGGATTCCCGCCGTCGTCGCCGGCTGGCGGAACGGCGTTCCGGCCGGCGCCGACCTCATCACAAACGACGACGACGGCGGCGGCCGTATGGCCGCCGAGCACCTGCTCAGCCTCGGCCATACCCGCATCGGACACCCCACCCTCAAACCCGGGCGCAAGCTGATCGAACCTGCCCTCATCGTCCGCGGCACAACTGCCCGCGTTTCCAGCTGA